In Vibrio celticus, one genomic interval encodes:
- the fliN gene encoding flagellar motor switch protein FliN, with the protein MEPSEDQKLADEWAAALGEDPSAPSIDVDNVLAAPLDELTDSSSPISEDERRKLDTIMDIPVTISMEVGRSQISIRNLLQLNQGSVVELDRIAGESLDVMVNGTLIAHGEVVVVNDKFGIRLTDVISQTERIKKLR; encoded by the coding sequence ATGGAACCTAGTGAAGATCAAAAGCTAGCAGACGAATGGGCTGCAGCACTTGGTGAAGATCCTTCAGCGCCGTCAATTGATGTTGATAATGTGCTTGCGGCACCACTTGATGAGCTAACCGATTCATCATCTCCGATTTCTGAAGATGAGCGTCGTAAGCTGGATACCATTATGGATATCCCCGTGACTATTTCGATGGAAGTTGGCCGCTCTCAGATCAGTATCCGTAACCTACTTCAATTGAACCAAGGTTCGGTTGTTGAGCTTGATCGAATCGCTGGTGAGTCATTAGACGTGATGGTCAACGGAACTCTGATTGCTCACGGTGAAGTGGTTGTAGTAAACGACAAATTTGGTATTCGTTTGACTGACGTTATTAGCCAAACAGAACGAATTAAGAAGCTGCGTTAA
- the fliQ gene encoding flagellar biosynthesis protein FliQ has protein sequence MNPEIFVELFRDALWMVLIMVCAIIIPSLLIGLVVAVFQAATSINEQTLSFLPRLIVTLLALMMFAHWMTQMMMEFFFELIERLPQVLY, from the coding sequence ATGAATCCTGAAATATTCGTAGAGTTGTTCCGAGATGCCCTTTGGATGGTATTAATCATGGTTTGCGCCATCATTATTCCTAGCCTGCTGATCGGTTTGGTTGTGGCTGTTTTCCAAGCCGCGACCTCAATCAACGAACAAACACTGAGTTTTCTGCCGCGTTTGATCGTGACGTTATTGGCGTTGATGATGTTTGCTCACTGGATGACTCAGATGATGATGGAGTTCTTTTTTGAGCTCATCGAACGCTTGCCGCAAGTTCTGTATTAA
- a CDS encoding MinD/ParA family protein, which produces MNENMIHDQASGLRRLTKPSLTKVIAVTGGKGGVGKSNVTLGMAICMARQGKKVMVLDADLGLANVDIMLGIRSKRNLGHVLAGECELKDAIVEGPHGIKIIPATSGTQSMTELSHAQHAGLIRAFGSLEDEMDILLVDTAAGISDMVISFSRAAQDVVVVVCDEPTSITDAYALIKLLSREHQVQRFKVVANMVRSYREGRELFAKLTLVTERFLNVSLELVACIPLDDKVRQSVKRQKIVVDAFPRSPAALAISSLANKALTWPIPKTPSGHLEFFVERLLNRTEFIEEPFGE; this is translated from the coding sequence ATGAATGAAAATATGATACATGATCAAGCTAGCGGCCTCCGTCGCTTAACCAAGCCTTCACTCACAAAAGTTATCGCTGTAACCGGTGGTAAGGGAGGCGTTGGTAAATCTAATGTGACGTTAGGTATGGCTATTTGCATGGCGCGCCAAGGCAAAAAAGTTATGGTGCTAGATGCCGATTTAGGGCTAGCGAACGTCGATATCATGCTAGGTATTCGTTCTAAACGAAACCTTGGGCATGTGTTGGCTGGCGAATGTGAACTTAAGGATGCGATTGTCGAAGGGCCGCACGGAATTAAAATTATTCCAGCGACATCGGGCACTCAAAGCATGACTGAACTTTCACACGCACAGCACGCAGGTTTGATTCGCGCATTCGGTTCGCTTGAAGACGAGATGGACATCTTGTTGGTTGATACCGCAGCCGGTATTTCGGACATGGTGATCAGCTTCTCTAGAGCGGCACAAGACGTGGTTGTCGTGGTATGTGATGAACCTACCTCGATCACGGATGCATATGCTTTGATTAAGCTTTTGAGCAGAGAACACCAAGTTCAGCGATTCAAAGTTGTTGCAAATATGGTCAGAAGCTACCGCGAAGGCCGAGAATTATTTGCAAAGTTGACTTTGGTCACAGAGCGCTTCTTGAATGTGAGCCTCGAACTCGTAGCATGTATTCCTTTAGATGATAAAGTACGTCAATCAGTCAAGAGACAGAAAATCGTAGTCGATGCGTTTCCTCGCTCTCCAGCTGCATTGGCAATCAGCTCTTTGGCTAACAAAGCATTGACCTGGCCAATACCAAAAACACCGAGCGGACACTTGGAGTTCTTTGTTGAAAGGCTGCTGAATCGTACTGAATTTATAGAGGAACCATTTGGTGAATAA
- the flhF gene encoding flagellar biosynthesis protein FlhF, producing MKIKRFFAKDMRTALLQVKEELGSEAVIMSNKKVAGGVEIVAAIDGESSPSTASQRLNKPQQPAQSQYTQMAAPAAPAGRRQLDDDKVSLQSNAEGGRSMTKRFANMLKQYSHGADDEPQHRAENEDSLSALLNRQSSTGHKPHSHQSQSNLQSHGHQQSHGNQQSHGNLDSAFARETGLSKLIAEDRRVERPAPRLDPTRYDRGRENTQSKGSDTEMETMREEMTSIRRLLEHQVSGLMWQEVERREPLRAMLIKRLERMGVSAELADQMACYIPEDTKPARAWKALLALVADQISVTQKDILKRGGIVALLGPTGVGKTTTVAKLAARAAMEYGADNVALVTTDTYRIGAHEQLSIYGRIMGCPVRVAKDSSELADVIYQLRNRRLILVDTAGMGQRDVRLSEQLDTLMQESGSVINSYLVLPATAQRKVLQETIEHFRRIPLSGCIMTKLDESLSLGEFISVVIQNALPVAYIANGQRVPEDIVIAQPKYMIAKANELLEKSTENEPHYWNSDSEGL from the coding sequence TTGAAAATTAAACGATTTTTTGCAAAAGATATGCGAACTGCTCTGCTCCAAGTTAAAGAAGAACTTGGTTCAGAAGCGGTGATCATGTCTAACAAAAAGGTCGCAGGTGGCGTGGAAATTGTTGCCGCTATTGATGGCGAATCCAGCCCGTCGACAGCGAGCCAGAGACTAAATAAACCTCAGCAGCCTGCCCAAAGCCAATATACGCAAATGGCCGCGCCCGCAGCTCCTGCTGGGCGACGTCAATTAGACGATGATAAGGTTAGCCTACAGTCGAATGCTGAAGGTGGACGCTCAATGACCAAACGCTTTGCGAACATGCTAAAGCAATACAGTCATGGCGCCGATGATGAGCCACAGCATCGTGCTGAAAATGAAGATTCATTGTCAGCATTGCTCAATCGCCAATCAAGCACGGGTCATAAGCCTCATAGTCATCAGAGTCAAAGCAATTTGCAGTCTCATGGCCATCAGCAATCTCACGGAAACCAACAGTCTCACGGCAATCTTGATTCAGCATTTGCTCGTGAAACGGGTTTGTCTAAGTTGATTGCTGAAGACCGTAGAGTAGAGCGTCCGGCACCTCGTTTGGACCCTACACGTTATGATCGTGGTCGAGAGAACACTCAGTCCAAAGGTTCTGATACTGAAATGGAAACGATGCGCGAAGAGATGACCTCAATTCGTCGTCTGTTAGAACATCAAGTTTCCGGATTAATGTGGCAAGAAGTTGAGCGTCGTGAACCGCTCAGAGCGATGCTTATTAAGCGTCTTGAGCGTATGGGTGTATCTGCAGAGCTTGCCGATCAGATGGCGTGTTACATTCCTGAAGATACTAAACCTGCACGTGCATGGAAGGCTTTGTTAGCCTTGGTTGCTGACCAAATCTCCGTTACACAAAAAGATATTTTAAAACGCGGCGGTATTGTGGCTCTACTGGGCCCAACCGGCGTGGGTAAAACAACGACTGTTGCAAAGCTAGCTGCACGTGCTGCCATGGAATATGGCGCCGATAACGTCGCACTAGTGACAACTGATACATATCGTATAGGTGCACATGAGCAGTTATCGATCTATGGTCGAATTATGGGTTGTCCTGTAAGAGTTGCTAAAGATTCTAGCGAACTGGCCGATGTAATATATCAGTTACGTAATCGTCGCCTGATTCTGGTCGATACTGCAGGCATGGGACAACGAGATGTTCGCCTATCTGAGCAGCTAGACACATTGATGCAAGAGAGTGGTTCCGTTATCAATAGCTACCTTGTGTTGCCTGCAACCGCGCAACGCAAAGTGCTGCAAGAAACAATTGAACACTTTAGAAGAATCCCGTTGTCGGGATGCATCATGACTAAGCTGGATGAATCCCTAAGTCTAGGTGAATTCATCAGTGTCGTAATACAAAATGCATTACCAGTTGCTTACATAGCAAATGGTCAACGAGTTCCTGAAGATATCGTTATAGCTCAGCCAAAGTACATGATTGCTAAGGCTAATGAGCTATTAGAAAAATCTACAGAGAATGAACCTCATTACTGGAATAGCGATTCTGAAGGGCTCTAG
- the fliP gene encoding flagellar type III secretion system pore protein FliP (The bacterial flagellar biogenesis protein FliP forms a type III secretion system (T3SS)-type pore required for flagellar assembly.), with the protein MQTSNGLLNSSYFHQVGAFRAVKEWLVQLILLCSIVFSVSVFAQAEDGTVIPANTAGSESVTISTMEQDQAKSTTMTTGSLTGNGGGIPAFTMTTNANGGEDYSINLQILALMTMLGFLPAMVILMTSFTRIVVVMSILRQAMGLQQTPSNQVIIGIAIFLTFFIMSPVINQVNEQAVQPYLNEQISARQAFDVAQEPIKSFMLKQTRIKDLETFVEISGAEVTNPEDVSMAVLIPAFITSELKTAFQIGFMLFLPFLIIDLVVASVLMAMGMMMLSPMIVSLPFKLMLFVLVDGWNLILSTLAGSFAL; encoded by the coding sequence ATGCAAACAAGTAACGGACTTTTGAACTCATCTTACTTTCACCAAGTCGGAGCTTTCCGAGCGGTGAAAGAGTGGTTGGTTCAGCTCATTCTCCTATGCTCAATCGTATTCAGTGTGTCGGTATTTGCACAAGCTGAAGACGGCACCGTCATTCCTGCGAATACCGCTGGCTCGGAATCGGTGACTATCAGCACGATGGAACAAGACCAAGCCAAATCGACAACCATGACCACGGGCAGCTTAACTGGCAATGGTGGCGGTATTCCTGCCTTTACCATGACAACCAATGCCAATGGCGGCGAAGACTACTCGATTAACCTGCAAATTCTTGCGTTAATGACCATGCTTGGCTTCTTGCCGGCGATGGTGATTTTGATGACATCGTTCACTCGTATTGTGGTTGTGATGTCTATCTTGCGTCAGGCGATGGGTCTACAACAAACACCGTCTAACCAAGTCATTATTGGTATCGCGATATTCTTGACCTTCTTCATCATGTCGCCAGTGATTAATCAAGTTAACGAACAAGCAGTTCAGCCTTATCTTAATGAACAGATATCGGCACGACAGGCATTTGATGTTGCCCAAGAACCGATTAAATCTTTCATGCTCAAGCAGACTCGAATCAAAGATCTTGAAACCTTTGTTGAGATTTCTGGTGCGGAAGTGACTAACCCTGAAGATGTTTCGATGGCGGTTCTGATTCCAGCATTTATCACATCGGAATTAAAAACGGCTTTCCAAATCGGATTTATGCTGTTCTTGCCTTTCCTAATCATCGACTTGGTGGTGGCATCGGTATTGATGGCTATGGGTATGATGATGTTGTCACCGATGATTGTATCGCTGCCGTTTAAGTTGATGCTGTTTGTTTTGGTTGATGGCTGGAACTTGATACTCTCCACACTCGCCGGCAGTTTTGCCTTGTAG
- the flhA gene encoding flagellar biosynthesis protein FlhA: protein MKFSLPFADKLPKIPNRAMPAIGAPVMVLATLAMVVLPIPAFLLDMFFTFNIALSMVVLLVSVYTRRPLDFAAFPTVLLIATLLRLALNVASTRVVLLHGHEGGDAAGNVIEAFGNVVIGGNYAVGLVVFLILMIINFMVVTKGAGRISEVSARFTLDALPGKQMAIDADLNAGLIDQDQARLRRFEVTKEADFYGSMDGASKFVKGDAIAGILILFINIIGGLSIGMAQFDLGFGEAIEIYTLLTIGDGLVAQIPSLLLSIAAAMMVTRQNTDEDMGEQLVFQMFDNPKALMITAAILGIMGIVPGMPHFSFLSLAIVAGAGAYYIDKKNKKKAEQPNLPATVEANGETGSQKELSWDDVQPVDIIGLEVGYRLIPLVDRDQGGELLERVKGVRKKLSQDFGFLIPAVHIRDNLELTPNSYRITLMGVAVGEAEIKPDMELAINPGQVYGMIDGEPTIDPAFGLEAVWIREEQREHAQALGYTVVDSSTVLATHLSQLLTNNASQLIGHEEVQNLLEMLSRSTPKLVEGFVPDQLQLGVVVKVLQNLLNEAIPIRDIRTIVQTLSEYSGKSQEPDILTAAVRISLKRLIVQEINGIEPELPVITLIPELEQILHQTMQASGGESAGIEPGLAERLQTSLSHATQEQELKGEPAVLLTSGVLRSTLAKFVKNTIPSLRVLSYQEIPDEKQIRIVQAVGN, encoded by the coding sequence ATGAAATTCTCCCTGCCTTTTGCGGACAAGCTACCTAAAATCCCTAACCGTGCCATGCCTGCGATTGGTGCACCTGTTATGGTACTTGCAACGCTTGCTATGGTGGTGTTGCCCATTCCAGCTTTCTTGTTGGATATGTTCTTCACCTTCAACATTGCACTGTCTATGGTTGTGCTACTGGTCTCGGTATATACCCGCAGGCCTTTAGACTTCGCTGCATTCCCAACCGTCCTGCTGATTGCGACTCTACTTCGGTTGGCCTTGAACGTTGCTTCGACACGTGTGGTATTGCTCCATGGTCATGAAGGTGGCGACGCGGCCGGTAATGTGATTGAAGCCTTCGGTAACGTGGTTATCGGTGGTAACTATGCGGTAGGTCTAGTGGTGTTCTTGATTCTTATGATCATCAACTTCATGGTTGTAACAAAAGGTGCGGGTCGTATCTCGGAAGTAAGCGCGCGTTTCACGTTAGACGCCTTACCGGGTAAACAGATGGCAATCGATGCCGACTTGAACGCAGGTTTGATCGACCAAGACCAGGCGCGTCTGAGACGTTTTGAAGTAACCAAAGAAGCTGACTTCTACGGTTCGATGGACGGTGCTTCTAAGTTTGTTAAAGGCGATGCGATCGCTGGTATCTTAATCTTATTCATCAACATCATAGGTGGCTTGAGCATTGGTATGGCACAGTTTGACCTTGGTTTTGGCGAAGCAATCGAAATCTATACACTACTGACTATCGGTGATGGTCTGGTAGCACAAATTCCGTCTCTATTATTGTCTATTGCAGCTGCGATGATGGTAACGCGCCAAAATACTGATGAAGATATGGGTGAGCAACTTGTCTTCCAAATGTTCGACAACCCTAAAGCCCTTATGATCACTGCCGCCATCCTTGGCATTATGGGTATTGTTCCTGGCATGCCGCACTTCTCATTCTTGAGCCTTGCCATCGTTGCAGGAGCGGGGGCGTATTACATCGATAAAAAGAACAAGAAGAAGGCTGAACAACCCAACCTTCCGGCGACGGTTGAAGCGAATGGAGAAACGGGCTCTCAGAAGGAGCTCTCTTGGGATGATGTTCAACCTGTCGATATTATTGGTTTAGAAGTGGGTTACCGTTTAATTCCTTTGGTTGACAGAGACCAAGGTGGTGAATTGCTTGAACGCGTTAAAGGTGTGCGTAAAAAGCTGTCTCAAGACTTTGGTTTCTTGATCCCAGCAGTACATATTCGCGATAACCTAGAACTGACACCAAACAGCTACCGAATTACCCTTATGGGTGTTGCTGTGGGTGAAGCTGAGATTAAGCCAGACATGGAGCTCGCGATTAACCCAGGTCAAGTCTACGGTATGATCGATGGCGAGCCGACGATTGATCCTGCCTTTGGCCTTGAAGCGGTTTGGATTCGTGAAGAGCAGCGTGAACACGCACAAGCTCTAGGTTATACCGTTGTAGATTCTTCTACCGTACTGGCGACACACCTTAGCCAGCTGCTAACTAACAATGCATCACAGCTCATTGGCCACGAAGAAGTTCAGAACTTGCTTGAGATGCTCAGTCGCTCAACACCTAAGCTGGTGGAAGGTTTTGTACCGGATCAATTGCAGTTGGGTGTGGTCGTGAAAGTGCTACAGAACCTGTTGAATGAAGCCATTCCAATTCGTGACATTCGAACCATAGTCCAAACTTTGTCGGAGTATTCTGGTAAGAGTCAAGAACCTGACATACTTACTGCGGCGGTTCGTATCTCATTGAAACGATTAATTGTTCAAGAAATCAATGGTATAGAGCCAGAGTTACCAGTGATAACCTTGATTCCAGAGCTGGAACAAATCTTGCATCAAACCATGCAGGCATCCGGCGGAGAATCTGCTGGTATTGAACCTGGTTTAGCCGAACGTTTACAGACCTCCCTCAGCCACGCTACACAAGAGCAAGAGCTGAAAGGTGAGCCCGCGGTACTATTGACCTCTGGCGTGTTGCGTTCGACTCTGGCTAAGTTCGTGAAGAACACGATCCCAAGCTTGCGAGTCTTGTCTTACCAAGAAATACCGGACGAAAAGCAGATACGTATAGTACAAGCTGTTGGTAATTAA
- the fliO gene encoding flagellar biosynthetic protein FliO: protein MSFLSQRLAGSSLGMTGLLRGILGVGLLTAPSFAFAATPPSLDLATTFGSLIFVIAFILFIAWLLKRMQVPAMSNQQGLAIVRQIPVGTKERIAIVQAGDEQFLVGITTQSIQLISKLDKPLTQEMLEKSTFSSQLSQLIKKDANK, encoded by the coding sequence ATGAGCTTTTTGTCTCAAAGATTGGCGGGCTCTTCTCTCGGAATGACAGGTTTGTTACGAGGAATCTTGGGAGTAGGGCTATTAACGGCTCCTTCCTTTGCCTTTGCAGCAACACCGCCTTCTCTCGATTTAGCGACCACCTTTGGGTCGCTAATTTTCGTTATAGCCTTCATTTTATTTATTGCTTGGCTACTCAAGCGAATGCAAGTACCTGCGATGTCGAATCAACAAGGTTTGGCGATTGTTAGGCAAATCCCTGTTGGTACTAAAGAGCGTATCGCTATTGTGCAAGCGGGTGATGAGCAGTTCTTGGTAGGGATTACCACACAATCGATTCAGCTGATCTCTAAGCTTGATAAACCTCTTACTCAGGAGATGCTGGAAAAAAGTACATTTTCAAGTCAGCTTTCCCAGCTAATAAAAAAAGATGCAAACAAGTAA
- the fliR gene encoding flagellar biosynthetic protein FliR gives MEYPTSLVLEWLANYFWPYTRISAMLMVMTVTGARFVSPRIRLYLGLAITFAVMPAIPAVPKDIELLSFQGFLTVFEQIVIGVAMGFVTQFMIQTFVMLGQILGMQSSLGFASMVDPANGQNTPVLGQLFMLLATMFFLATDGHLKMLQLVVFSFKTLPIGSGSLTSVDFRELALWLGIMFKTALAMSLSGIIALLTINLSFGVMTRAAPQLNIFSLGFAFALLVGLLLCWYILGGLYSHYELFWMQGEQQICRLIRLDC, from the coding sequence ATGGAATACCCAACGAGCCTTGTACTAGAGTGGTTAGCCAATTATTTTTGGCCATACACTCGCATCTCAGCGATGCTGATGGTGATGACGGTAACAGGGGCACGCTTCGTGTCGCCGCGTATTCGTCTGTATTTAGGCTTGGCGATTACTTTTGCGGTGATGCCTGCGATTCCGGCCGTTCCCAAAGATATTGAACTTCTGTCCTTTCAAGGCTTCCTAACAGTCTTTGAACAGATCGTGATTGGCGTGGCCATGGGTTTTGTTACCCAGTTCATGATTCAAACCTTTGTTATGCTGGGTCAGATCCTCGGTATGCAATCGAGCTTGGGTTTTGCATCAATGGTCGACCCGGCTAACGGGCAAAACACGCCGGTACTTGGTCAACTGTTCATGCTGCTTGCGACCATGTTTTTCTTGGCGACCGATGGTCACTTGAAAATGCTGCAGCTGGTGGTGTTTAGTTTTAAGACCTTGCCGATTGGCAGTGGATCGTTGACCTCTGTTGATTTTCGAGAGCTCGCGTTGTGGCTCGGTATCATGTTCAAAACGGCATTGGCGATGTCCTTGTCGGGCATTATCGCGCTGTTAACAATTAACTTGTCGTTTGGCGTAATGACGCGTGCGGCACCTCAGTTAAACATCTTTTCTTTGGGTTTTGCATTTGCGCTACTTGTGGGTCTGTTGCTTTGTTGGTACATCCTTGGCGGCTTGTATAGTCACTATGAGCTATTTTGGATGCAGGGCGAACAACAGATATGTCGTCTAATCCGGTTAGATTGCTAG
- the fliM gene encoding flagellar motor switch protein FliM, translating to MTDLLSQDEIDALLHGVDDVEEVEDIVEADNDNAVNFDFSSQDRIVRGRMPTLELINERFARHLRISLFNMLRKTAEVSINGVQMMKFGEYQNTLYVPTSLNMVRFRPLKGTALITMEARLVFILVENFFGGDGRFHAKIEGREFTPTERRIIQLLLKIVFEDYKEAWSPVMGVEFEYLDSEVNPSMANIVSPTEVIVVSSFHIEVDGGGGDFHVVMPYSMVEPIRELLDAGVQSDKMETDVRWSTALRDEIMDVPVNFRVNLLEQDISLRDLMELRPGDVIPMNMPEHATMFVEELPTYRVKMGRSGEKLAVQISEKIRRPSVVKTDLAFLGKDLMSELENSDDDE from the coding sequence GTGACCGATTTATTAAGCCAAGACGAAATTGATGCGCTACTACATGGCGTTGATGATGTTGAAGAAGTTGAAGATATTGTAGAAGCTGATAACGATAATGCTGTCAATTTCGACTTCTCATCTCAAGATCGAATTGTTCGTGGTCGAATGCCGACCCTTGAACTTATTAACGAGCGATTCGCTCGTCATTTGCGTATCAGCTTGTTTAATATGCTGCGTAAAACGGCTGAAGTGTCGATAAACGGCGTACAGATGATGAAATTTGGTGAATACCAAAACACACTGTATGTACCCACCAGTTTAAACATGGTTCGTTTCCGTCCATTGAAAGGTACGGCACTCATCACCATGGAAGCTCGTCTGGTTTTCATTCTCGTAGAGAACTTTTTTGGCGGTGATGGTCGTTTCCATGCCAAGATTGAAGGCCGTGAATTCACACCAACCGAAAGACGTATTATTCAGTTACTGCTGAAAATTGTCTTTGAAGATTACAAAGAAGCTTGGTCTCCAGTGATGGGGGTTGAGTTTGAATACTTGGATTCTGAAGTGAACCCAAGTATGGCGAACATTGTGAGTCCAACCGAAGTGATTGTCGTGAGTTCATTCCACATTGAAGTCGATGGTGGTGGTGGTGACTTCCATGTGGTTATGCCTTATTCCATGGTAGAGCCGATTCGCGAACTGCTTGATGCGGGCGTTCAATCAGACAAAATGGAAACCGATGTTCGTTGGAGCACCGCACTGCGTGATGAGATCATGGATGTGCCCGTCAATTTCCGTGTGAACTTGTTAGAGCAAGACATCTCCCTGCGAGATCTGATGGAGCTGCGTCCTGGTGACGTTATCCCCATGAACATGCCTGAGCACGCGACGATGTTTGTCGAAGAACTGCCAACGTATCGTGTGAAAATGGGACGTTCAGGTGAAAAACTTGCGGTACAGATTTCGGAAAAAATTCGAAGACCGAGTGTGGTCAAAACTGATCTCGCTTTTCTAGGTAAAGACTTAATGTCTGAACTCGAAAACAGCGATGATGACGAATAG
- a CDS encoding RNA polymerase sigma factor FliA has translation MNKALTYDQHANHNSQQAFFEKYSVLVKRIAHHLLGRLPPNVLVDDLIQAGMIGLIEAQQNYDGTKGASFETYAGIRIRGAMLDDIRRGDWVPRSVHKNNREISSAIAELEGILNRDPSDAEVAKHMGLNLEQYHSALTDINCSRLVGIEDLGVSDDVISPNEDSQDNTPFQGVADDSFRQALIDSIKQLPEREGLVLSLYYDEELNLKEIGEVLGVSESRVSQILSQSMQRLRTKLSAWTQND, from the coding sequence GTGAATAAAGCGCTTACTTACGACCAACACGCTAATCACAATAGCCAACAGGCTTTTTTTGAGAAGTACTCTGTGTTGGTTAAACGTATCGCTCATCACTTGTTGGGGCGATTACCGCCTAATGTATTGGTTGATGACTTAATTCAAGCCGGCATGATCGGCTTGATTGAAGCGCAACAAAACTATGATGGTACCAAAGGCGCAAGCTTTGAGACGTATGCTGGTATTCGAATTCGCGGGGCAATGTTGGATGACATTCGCCGTGGGGATTGGGTGCCGAGATCGGTTCATAAAAACAATCGAGAAATCAGCAGTGCAATCGCGGAATTAGAGGGTATCCTCAACCGCGACCCAAGTGATGCCGAAGTGGCAAAACACATGGGGCTCAACTTAGAGCAGTATCACAGTGCTTTAACTGACATTAATTGCTCAAGACTGGTTGGAATCGAAGATTTAGGCGTCTCAGATGATGTAATATCTCCGAATGAAGACTCTCAAGATAATACGCCTTTTCAAGGGGTTGCTGATGATTCATTCCGCCAAGCTTTGATCGATTCGATAAAACAACTTCCGGAAAGGGAAGGCCTTGTGCTTTCGCTTTATTACGACGAAGAACTCAATTTAAAAGAGATTGGGGAAGTGTTAGGTGTCAGCGAATCTCGTGTCAGCCAAATACTGAGCCAATCTATGCAGCGTTTACGCACTAAGTTAAGTGCTTGGAC
- the flhB gene encoding flagellar biosynthesis protein FlhB has product MAESDGQERTEDATPKRLQQAKEKGQVARSKELASASVLIVGAIALMWFGESMAKALFEAMQRLFSLSRDEIFDTNKLLEIAGGALVNLLFPLFLILITLFVAAVIGAAGVGGINFSMQAAMPKASKLNPLSGIKRMFGLQSWVELLKSILKVALVSGMAIYLIQASQHDLMQLSMDVYPQNIFHALDILLNFILLISCSLLIVVAIDIPFQIWQHADQLKMTKQEVKDEFKDTEGKPEVKGRIRMLQREAAQRRMMADVPQADVIVTNPEHFSVALRYKQNQDKAPIVVAKGVDHMAMKIREIARANDIYIVPAPPLARALYHTTELEQQIPDGLFTAVAQVLAYVFQLKQYRKRGGERPKLQDSNMPIPPDLRH; this is encoded by the coding sequence ATGGCAGAGTCAGACGGTCAAGAACGCACAGAAGACGCCACGCCCAAACGCTTGCAACAGGCCAAAGAGAAAGGGCAGGTTGCAAGGTCAAAAGAGCTAGCGTCAGCATCGGTACTAATTGTCGGTGCGATTGCATTAATGTGGTTTGGCGAATCGATGGCGAAGGCTTTGTTCGAGGCGATGCAACGTCTGTTCTCTTTGAGTCGCGACGAAATCTTTGACACCAATAAGCTGCTTGAAATCGCTGGTGGCGCACTGGTGAACCTGCTTTTTCCGCTGTTTTTGATACTGATAACCTTATTTGTTGCTGCCGTCATCGGCGCTGCGGGTGTCGGTGGGATTAACTTCTCAATGCAAGCGGCGATGCCAAAGGCGTCTAAGCTCAACCCACTGAGTGGTATCAAGCGTATGTTTGGCCTGCAAAGTTGGGTTGAACTGCTCAAGTCTATTCTTAAAGTAGCGCTCGTATCGGGGATGGCGATTTATCTGATTCAAGCCTCTCAGCATGATTTAATGCAGCTGAGTATGGATGTGTACCCGCAGAACATCTTTCATGCCTTGGATATCTTGCTCAATTTCATCCTGTTGATCAGCTGCTCACTGCTGATTGTGGTGGCGATTGATATCCCGTTCCAGATCTGGCAACACGCCGATCAATTGAAGATGACCAAACAAGAAGTCAAAGACGAATTCAAAGACACTGAAGGTAAGCCGGAAGTGAAAGGCCGAATTCGTATGCTTCAAAGGGAAGCGGCTCAGCGTCGCATGATGGCTGATGTCCCTCAAGCGGATGTGATTGTGACCAACCCGGAACACTTTTCAGTGGCGCTGCGCTACAAGCAGAATCAAGACAAAGCACCAATTGTGGTTGCTAAAGGTGTCGACCACATGGCGATGAAGATCCGAGAGATTGCGCGTGCAAACGACATCTATATAGTTCCAGCGCCGCCATTGGCGAGGGCGCTTTATCACACCACTGAGCTAGAACAACAAATTCCTGACGGTCTGTTTACGGCAGTTGCACAAGTGCTTGCATATGTTTTCCAGCTTAAACAGTACCGAAAACGAGGTGGTGAGCGACCAAAACTGCAAGATTCTAATATGCCGATCCCACCTGATTTACGTCATTAG